A stretch of Clostridia bacterium DNA encodes these proteins:
- a CDS encoding phage portal protein has product MSRFSGLFRSRDKPKNRVGGGWSFLFGGTTSGKAVNERTAMQTSAVYACVRILAESVAGLPLHVYERTANGSKSTKPSHPLYRLLHDEPNREMTSFVFRETLMSHLLLWGNAYAQIIRDGRGFPIALYPLLPDRMAVDRNEIGELVYTYQSDKGQVKLRRENVLHIPGLGFDGLIGYSPIAMAKNAVGLALATEDYGAAFFANGANPGGVLEHPGVIKPEQADRLRESWQSQFGGANAHKVAVLEEGLKFHQMSIPPEQAQFLETRKFQINEIARIFRVPPHMVGDLEKSSFSNIEQQSLEFVKYTLDPWVVRWEQSLQQALILPSEKATIFIKFNLDGLLRGDYQSRMQGYSTGIQNGFMSVNDVRGLEDMNLLTAEEGGDLHFVNGNMVKLADVGAAYKPNETEDTS; this is encoded by the coding sequence ATGAGCAGATTCTCAGGGTTGTTCCGCTCACGGGATAAGCCTAAAAACCGTGTCGGCGGCGGCTGGAGTTTTCTCTTCGGTGGCACAACCAGCGGTAAGGCGGTCAATGAGCGAACGGCGATGCAGACCTCAGCGGTCTATGCTTGCGTCCGTATCCTTGCCGAATCGGTGGCGGGACTTCCGCTCCATGTATATGAGCGAACCGCCAACGGGAGCAAATCCACAAAACCATCGCATCCCCTCTACCGGCTACTTCATGATGAGCCTAACCGCGAGATGACTTCATTTGTGTTCAGAGAAACACTGATGAGTCATCTTTTACTTTGGGGCAACGCCTACGCACAGATTATCAGAGACGGCAGGGGGTTTCCCATTGCACTCTATCCACTCCTGCCCGACCGAATGGCTGTGGATAGAAACGAAATCGGCGAACTGGTCTACACCTACCAAAGTGACAAGGGGCAGGTCAAATTACGGCGTGAGAACGTCCTGCATATCCCCGGCTTGGGCTTTGACGGCCTTATAGGTTACTCGCCGATTGCGATGGCAAAGAACGCCGTGGGGCTTGCCCTTGCAACGGAGGACTACGGCGCTGCTTTTTTCGCCAACGGTGCGAATCCCGGCGGTGTGTTAGAACACCCTGGTGTCATCAAGCCAGAACAGGCCGACAGGCTCAGAGAAAGCTGGCAGTCGCAATTCGGAGGCGCAAATGCACACAAAGTAGCGGTTTTGGAGGAAGGTCTTAAATTCCACCAGATGTCCATACCGCCGGAACAGGCGCAGTTTTTGGAAACACGTAAGTTTCAGATAAATGAAATCGCCCGTATTTTCAGAGTGCCTCCTCATATGGTCGGCGACCTTGAAAAGAGCAGCTTCTCCAACATCGAACAGCAGTCTTTAGAGTTCGTCAAGTATACCCTCGACCCGTGGGTGGTCAGGTGGGAGCAGTCTTTACAGCAGGCTCTCATTCTGCCATCGGAAAAAGCGACGATCTTTATCAAGTTTAATCTCGACGGACTACTTCGCGGCGACTACCAAAGCCGTATGCAAGGCTATTCAACAGGCATTCAAAACGGATTTATGTCGGTCAACGATGTACGTGGCTTGGAGGATATGAATCTGCTGACTGCCGAGGAAGGCGGCGATCTGCACTTCGTCAACGGCAACATGGTCAAGCTGGCCGATGTTGGAGCAGCATACAAACCAAATGAAACGGAGGATACAAGCTAA
- a CDS encoding Clp protease ClpP, translating into MAKNKKFWNWARDADESGERVLYFDGEISDETWWGDEITPAMFKSELFSDKGDITIWLNSPGGDCIAASQIYSMLMDYPHNVTVKIDGIAASAASVIAMAGTKVLMAPTALMMVHNPLTIAIGDTDEMQKAISMLDEVKESIINAYQVKTNQSRAKISHWMDAETWMNANKAIELGFADGVLEDSKRHQATPTYAFSRRAVTNSLLDKVKTKEQPQPKSEPQGVLAESLQKRLNLIIH; encoded by the coding sequence ATGGCAAAAAACAAGAAGTTTTGGAACTGGGCGCGTGATGCTGACGAAAGTGGCGAGCGCGTCCTTTACTTTGATGGAGAGATCTCGGATGAGACTTGGTGGGGTGATGAAATCACTCCGGCAATGTTCAAATCGGAACTCTTCTCAGACAAGGGTGACATCACCATCTGGCTAAATTCGCCCGGCGGAGACTGCATCGCTGCAAGTCAAATCTACTCCATGTTGATGGATTATCCGCACAACGTCACGGTCAAGATTGACGGCATCGCCGCTTCTGCGGCAAGTGTCATCGCTATGGCTGGCACGAAAGTCCTCATGGCTCCCACCGCCCTGATGATGGTGCACAATCCACTGACCATCGCCATCGGTGACACGGACGAAATGCAAAAAGCCATCTCCATGCTGGACGAGGTCAAGGAATCCATCATCAACGCCTACCAAGTCAAGACCAATCAGTCGAGAGCAAAAATCTCCCACTGGATGGACGCAGAAACGTGGATGAACGCAAACAAGGCGATTGAACTGGGTTTCGCTGACGGTGTGCTGGAAGACAGCAAAAGACATCAAGCCACTCCGACCTATGCGTTCAGTCGCAGGGCAGTCACCAATTCATTGCTTGATAAGGTAAAGACCAAAGAACAACCGCAACCGAAATCTGAACCGCAAGGCGTACTCGCTGAGTCGCTTCAAAAGCGGCTCAATTTGATTATCCACTAA
- a CDS encoding phage major capsid protein, producing MNKILELREKRNKIWNTAKEFLDQKRGADGFVPAEAAAEYDKMEADMVALGKEIERLERQAAYDLEMSKPTSAPILGAPNKSTEDKTGRASAEYRKAFWNAMRTRGNEGLDMSVKNALQIGTDSEGGYLVPDEFERTLVEALDEENVFRRLANVITTSSGDRKIPVVASKGTASWIDEEGTIPDSDDAFGQVSIGAYKLGTLIKVSEELLNDSVFNLEAYISREFARRIGNKEEDAFFTGDGSGKPTGILAATGGAQLGVTTAGATAVTMDEVLDLFYSLKAPYRNKAVFVMNDATVKAIRKLKDGQGQYLWQPSLQAGTPDTILNRPVYTSAYVPTIAAAAKTIVFGDFSYYWVADRQGRVFKRLNELFAVTGQVGFVATQRVDGKLVLPEAIKVLQQKA from the coding sequence ATGAATAAAATCCTTGAACTGCGCGAGAAGCGCAACAAAATCTGGAACACCGCAAAGGAGTTCCTCGACCAGAAGCGCGGCGCTGACGGGTTTGTTCCCGCTGAAGCTGCCGCAGAGTACGACAAGATGGAAGCCGACATGGTCGCTCTCGGCAAGGAAATTGAGCGTCTGGAACGCCAGGCTGCCTATGACCTTGAGATGAGCAAGCCTACATCCGCTCCTATTTTGGGCGCGCCGAACAAGTCCACTGAGGACAAGACTGGCCGTGCGTCCGCCGAATACAGAAAAGCATTCTGGAATGCCATGCGCACTCGTGGCAACGAGGGTCTTGATATGAGTGTAAAGAATGCCCTGCAAATCGGCACCGACTCCGAGGGCGGCTACCTCGTGCCCGACGAATTTGAGCGCACGCTTGTGGAAGCTCTCGACGAGGAGAATGTCTTCCGCAGGTTGGCAAACGTCATCACCACCTCTTCCGGTGATCGTAAAATTCCTGTCGTAGCATCCAAGGGCACCGCATCGTGGATCGACGAAGAAGGTACCATCCCCGACAGCGACGATGCTTTCGGCCAGGTGTCCATCGGCGCTTACAAGCTCGGTACGCTCATCAAGGTATCCGAGGAACTCCTAAACGACAGCGTGTTCAATCTCGAAGCTTACATTTCCAGAGAGTTTGCAAGGCGCATCGGTAATAAAGAAGAGGACGCCTTCTTTACCGGCGATGGCTCCGGCAAACCCACCGGCATCCTTGCTGCGACTGGCGGTGCACAGCTTGGCGTAACCACGGCAGGAGCTACCGCCGTCACGATGGATGAGGTGCTTGATTTGTTCTACTCGCTTAAGGCACCTTACCGTAACAAGGCTGTATTTGTTATGAACGATGCTACTGTAAAGGCCATCCGTAAGTTAAAGGATGGGCAGGGCCAGTATCTGTGGCAGCCCTCCCTGCAAGCTGGTACCCCTGACACCATTTTGAACCGTCCTGTTTACACCTCCGCATATGTACCTACCATCGCTGCGGCCGCCAAGACCATTGTGTTTGGAGACTTCAGCTATTACTGGGTAGCCGACCGTCAGGGGCGTGTGTTTAAGCGACTGAATGAACTCTTCGCTGTCACCGGGCAGGTGGGCTTCGTTGCCACCCAACGTGTGGACGGCAAATTGGTTCTGCCGGAGGCTATCAAGGTTCTCCAGCAGAAAGCTTAA